The following are from one region of the Macrobrachium nipponense isolate FS-2020 chromosome 21, ASM1510439v2, whole genome shotgun sequence genome:
- the LOC135197665 gene encoding cilia- and flagella-associated protein 58-like — MREKLDRLARQNETLEKERKDHLILNQELQVQDEMEWQINKSKDEVGELNKKDIEKKDDNDQLSIEKTVHTPKDKVGCVEKDSKNMGEKSQEQGPSDAAELQRIIDKQADQIQRLRKKVLEMEEERRQCEADFQGWERTAYTVGKENSELKVILEDLSRKKRLFEEGNKDLKEEVKELKRKLDENRMNVMKKEKEIRSTLEEIKNIRRQLTEELTVCNQIRNEKELMALHIKKLECENADYMKDVAYFKEWFEKDYTDHCEDVEICLEKFLEVSDRQQLLLKEKLQIMRKTRDSDEVEVNEWRVSPNSSD; from the coding sequence ATGCGTGAGAAGCTGGATAGACTGGCCAGGCAGAATGAAACGCTGGAGAAGGAACGAAAGGACCATCTGATTTTGAATCAGGAATTGCAAGTCCAAGATGAGATGGAATGGCAAATCAACAAATCGAAAGATGAGGTAGGAGAGCTTAATAAGAAAGATATAGAAAAGAAGGACGATAATGATCAGCTTTCGATTGAAAAAACTGTCCATACTCCGAAGGACAAAGTCGGATGTGTAGAGAAAGACAGTAAGAACATGGGTGAAAAATCCCAAGAACAGGGTCCTTCTGATGCCGCTGAACTGCAGCGGATCATAGATAAACAAGCTGATCAAATCCAACGTCTGAGGAAGAAGGTCCTGGAGATGGAAGAGGAGAGACGACAGTGTGAGGCCGATTTCCAGGGTTGGGAAAGAACAGCCTACACGGTCGGGAAGGAGAACTCGGAGTTGAAGGTCATCTTGGAGGACCTCAGTCGAAAAAAGCGACTTTTCGAAGAAGGTAATAAGGACCTAAAAGAAGAAGTCAAAGAGCTCAAGAGAAAACTAGACGAAAACAGAATGAACGTaatgaagaaggaaaaagagatCAGGTCCACTTTAGAGGAAATTAAGAATATTAGGAGACAGCTTACTGAAGAATTGACAGTCTGCAATCAGATAAGGAATGAAAAGGAGTTGATGGCCCTCCACATTAAAAAACTTGAATGCGAGAATGCAGATTATATGAAAGACGTGGCCTATTTTAAGGAATGGTTTGAGAAGGACTACACAGATCACTGTGAGGATGTGGAAATTTGCCTGGAAAAGTTCTTGGAAGTTTCAGACAGGCAGCAGTTGCTCCTGAAGGAGAAATTACAAATAATGAGAAAGACAAGAGACTCCGATGAAGTGGAAGTTAACGAATGGCGAGTCTCCCCAAACTCGTCAGACTGA
- the LOC135197666 gene encoding X-linked retinitis pigmentosa GTPase regulator-interacting protein 1-like — protein MDVHTSIELYIRRTDVLRAQRLLESTTTTSAATPSTVELVTGRGNGNVSRGNLVSNNRYLALFFGAAIILLLLGWLTFSYLKSRSAFSWLNSNQQKDGDGEVSALDDSHVTEIVDLEATHPTETQAFEEEEECFSSQMSTIEDDEDDSEEENMVLDDDEDHEEEETASDEDKDNEEEEEEEMVLDVDEDHKEEEEEIVSNDDHHHEEGGSGGGGNSIGRRQR, from the coding sequence ATGGATGTGCACACCAGCATCGAGCTTTACATTCGTCGCACGGATGTATTGAGGGCTCAGCGATTGCTGGAATCAACGACGACTACATCTGCCGCTACACCGTCTACTGTTGAACTTGTTACTGGCCGCGGGAACGGAAACGTCTCCCGCGGAAATCTTGTTAGTAACAATCGTTACCTGGCGCTGTTCTTCGGAGCAgcgattattcttttattactcgGCTGGCTGACCTTCTCTTACTTGAAGAGCAGATCAGCCTTCTCTTGGCTGAATTCTAACCAGCAGAAGGACGGCGACGGCGAAGTGTCTGCCTTAGATGACTCCCATGTTACGGAGATTGTGGATCTAGAGGCGACACATCCAACGGAAACTCAGGcgttcgaagaagaagaagaatgtttttCGTCACAAATGTCAACGATTGAAGACGATGAGGATGACTCCGAGGAGGAGAATATGGTATTAGACGACGACGAAGATCATGAGGAGGAGGAAACGGCATCCGACGAAGACAAagataatgaggaggaggaggaggaggagatggtatTAGACGTCGACGAAGatcataaggaggaggaggaggagatcgtATCAAACGACGATCATCATCATGAGGAAGGGggaagcggaggaggaggaaacagCATCGGACGACGACAGAGATAA